One window from the genome of Montipora foliosa isolate CH-2021 chromosome 5, ASM3666993v2, whole genome shotgun sequence encodes:
- the LOC138004469 gene encoding protein ABHD13-like, translated as MSESGQGMPRTKKSIEHTGFKTIETIGKLVLHVVLRCWRACSAAMLTLLLLYWLYGGVVSFLLLTAAVLGALYHYQDTLLYFPDQPETSRVYVQNPTVLGLPFENLYLKTQDGVKINAIFIKQSPQFQSSVPTMLFFHGNAGNVGHRLINAKSWYNYCGCNVFLVEYRGYGKSDGSPSEQGFELDSQAALSYLISRNDIDTSKIVIFGRSLGGAVAINLASNELYLDKAFALILENTFTSIPSMADQLVMNGISKLPYFCFRNKYDSLRKIRKARVPTLFLSGLADQLIPPRMMTSLYKSSGSCLKKLECFDRGTHNETWQCYGYFDAIARFLCEVRQAREAGVIGPLAPDDPSVATTSSKPAVLNVHSHTEDII; from the exons ATGTCTGAAAGTGGTCAAGGAATGCCTAGAACAAAGAAATCTATTGAACATACTGGTTTCAAAACAATTGAGACCATTGGTAAACTTGTTTTACATGTGGTTCTCCGTTGTTGGCGAGCATGCAGCGCCGCCATGTTGACTCTTCTTCTGCTATACTGGCTTTATGGCGGTGTGGTTAGTTTCTTGTTGTTGACAGCGGCCGTTTTAGGAGCCTTATATCATTATCAAGACACTCTGCTCTACTTTCCTGATCAACCTGAGACTTCGAGAGTTTACGTGCAGAATCCAACTGTTTTGGGTTTACCGTTTGAAAACTTGTATCTTAAAACTCAAGATGGAGTTAAGATCAATGCCATCTTCATCAAACAGTCCCCTCAGTTTCAGAGCTCTGTTCCAACGATGTTGTTTTTTCATGGTAATGCAGGAAATGTTGGGCACAGGCTAATCAATGCCAAGAGCTGGTACAATTACTGTGGTTGCAATGTGTTTCTTGTGGAGTACAGGGGATATGGAAAGAGTGATGGCTCTCCCAGTGAACAAG GGTTTGAGTTGGATTCTCAAGCAGCACTGTCCTATCTTATCTCTCGGAATGACATAGACACAAGCAAGATTGTCATATTTGGACGCTCTCTGGGAGGAGCTGTTGCCATCAATCTGGCATCAAATGAACTGTATTTGGACAAAGCATTTGCTCTTATTTTAGAAAATACTTTCACAAGTATCCCAAGCATGGCTGATCAACTTGTCATGAACGGCATCAGCAAGCTTCCATACTTTTGCTTCAGAAACAAG TATGATTCCTTACGGAAGATTCGCAAAGCAAGAGTTCCTACGCTGTTCCTTTCAGGTCTGGCTGATCAACTTATTCCTCCTAGAATGATGACAAGTCTGTACAAG tCGTCTGGCTCTTGCTTAAAGAAACTCGAGTGTTTTGATCGTGGGACTCACAATGAAACATGGCAGTGTTATGGATACTTTGATGCTATTGCAAGATTCTTATGTGAG GTCCGTCAAGCAAGGGAAGCGGGAGTTATTGGGCCACTAGCTCCAGATGACCCAAGTGTGGCAACTACAAGCTCAAAACCAGCAGTACTTAATGTACACAGTCACACTGAAGATATTATATAA